One genomic segment of Paenibacillus sp. FSL H8-0332 includes these proteins:
- a CDS encoding class I SAM-dependent RNA methyltransferase: MGKLQLIATAPMGLEAVVARELNELGYETTIENGRVLFSGDYIDICRCNLWLRTSDRVLVKMGQFPAKTFDELFEGVKAINWEDWIPENGEFPVEGRSHKSQLTSVPACQGIVKKAIVEKLKLSYHTEWFPENGPRYVVEVILLNDIALITLDTTGPALHKRGYRRQATEAPLKETMAAALIQLSRWNGHRPLYDPCCGSGTILIEAAMIAWNIAPGLRRSFPSEHWPEIPRRLWEEAREEAFDAVRDDYPLQLTGTDIDPAAIEIAEAAAKSAGLSGEITFKHMAAAKARPEGEYGCIITNPPYGERISNDKEVEKLTRQFGEMMLYLPTWSFFAISPYKEFEQYYGRKSDKRRKLYNGRIECQYYQYLGPLPPRK; the protein is encoded by the coding sequence TTGGGCAAATTACAATTGATCGCCACCGCCCCTATGGGGCTGGAGGCTGTAGTAGCACGCGAATTAAACGAGCTGGGTTATGAGACCACGATCGAGAACGGACGGGTCCTGTTCAGCGGGGATTACATCGACATCTGCCGCTGCAATCTGTGGCTGCGTACCTCGGACCGTGTACTGGTTAAGATGGGCCAGTTCCCGGCCAAAACCTTCGATGAGCTGTTCGAAGGAGTGAAGGCGATTAATTGGGAGGACTGGATTCCCGAGAACGGCGAATTCCCGGTAGAGGGCCGTTCGCATAAATCTCAGCTGACCAGTGTACCTGCCTGCCAAGGGATTGTTAAGAAGGCCATTGTCGAGAAGCTGAAGCTGTCGTACCACACCGAATGGTTCCCGGAAAACGGACCCCGGTATGTGGTAGAAGTGATCCTGCTGAATGATATCGCGCTGATCACCCTGGACACCACCGGCCCGGCCCTGCACAAACGCGGCTACCGCCGACAGGCTACGGAAGCGCCGCTGAAAGAGACTATGGCTGCGGCTCTGATCCAGCTCAGCCGCTGGAACGGCCATCGTCCGCTCTATGATCCATGCTGCGGATCAGGCACGATTCTGATCGAAGCCGCGATGATCGCCTGGAATATCGCGCCGGGCCTGCGCCGCTCCTTTCCGTCCGAGCACTGGCCGGAGATTCCCCGGCGCCTGTGGGAAGAAGCCCGCGAAGAAGCTTTCGATGCGGTGCGTGACGATTACCCGCTGCAGCTGACCGGAACGGATATTGATCCGGCCGCGATTGAGATCGCCGAAGCGGCGGCGAAGAGCGCCGGACTCTCCGGTGAGATCACATTCAAGCATATGGCGGCTGCGAAGGCCCGGCCGGAAGGCGAATATGGCTGCATCATTACCAACCCGCCTTACGGCGAGCGCATCAGCAATGACAAGGAAGTGGAGAAGCTGACCCGCCAGTTCGGCGAGATGATGCTCTATCTGCCCACCTGGTCCTTCTTCGCCATCAGCCCGTACAAGGAGTTCGAGCAATACTACGGACGCAAGTCGGACAAGCGCCGCAAGCTCTATAACGGCCGGATCGAATGCCAATACTATCAATACCTGGGACCGCTGCCTCCACGGAAATAG
- a CDS encoding family 16 glycoside hydrolase: MTSNHVRHNSRQGRPRRLTLLGMIAFLLFSLLSGLSGPVAEAAGNTYYVDSAQGSDSNSGTSEAAAWKTLGQVNSVTFSPGDRILLKAGSVWNDQYLDLKGSGSEGNPITVDRYGSGAKPLIHFGNTAVGGEGFGVRLRNVSYWEINNLEITSGQQPTDMRRNGVLVVGDGAGAGNFRHIYIRNLDIHDIFGTDRRTGGINFHARGANTAPESTWEDILIENNTVINVADTGIQTMTDAFFNSAWTHKFDAFRGVVIRGNVVEKIHRDGILVRASASPLIEYNKTKSIGEACEVNTSIVNYLEDITVVAAQWAYYTKGAIFQYNEASDTRMLGGDGQPWDFDIEVHDSIYQYNFSYNNEGGTLLVMNNTNNNIFRYNISQNDKDANGVFHLVNGGGNLYVYNNIIYRSGTQNKALTHASNTGMAYYTNNIFYNGASGQYTNSPRMTYDHNSFYGLNSSVPNDPHKITSNPGFVSPGTATGLHSADGYKLALTSPLLNTGVVVADNGGQDYFGNTLYNGVPDIGAFEFQGTITPPVTLFQDDFEDGNSSGWTTSGGVWSIEDDGTKALSQNSGTGEALAYTGDASWREYTYSAKVKLMNTFANAGLLFRYANASNYYLFRLNDSGDKAELFKKTAGTLTMVSSASFAVTPGQWTELKVTVSGSTITASAGGNQLIQWTDTAAQPAGGKIGLRMHSSTARMDDVKVTE, from the coding sequence ATGACAAGTAACCATGTGAGACATAATTCAAGGCAAGGCAGGCCGCGCAGGTTGACCCTGCTGGGCATGATTGCATTTTTACTGTTCAGTCTCCTATCCGGCTTATCGGGTCCTGTTGCAGAGGCGGCAGGCAACACATATTACGTCGATTCTGCCCAGGGCAGCGACAGCAATTCCGGCACCAGTGAAGCTGCAGCCTGGAAAACGCTGGGCCAAGTGAACAGCGTGACCTTCAGCCCGGGAGACCGGATTCTGCTTAAGGCGGGCAGTGTATGGAATGACCAGTATCTGGATCTTAAGGGCTCAGGCTCTGAGGGGAATCCGATAACAGTTGACCGCTACGGGAGCGGAGCCAAGCCGCTGATTCATTTCGGCAACACCGCTGTAGGCGGAGAAGGCTTCGGTGTCCGGCTGCGCAATGTCTCGTATTGGGAGATTAATAATCTAGAGATTACAAGCGGACAGCAGCCCACGGATATGCGGAGGAACGGCGTGCTGGTGGTGGGGGATGGAGCAGGAGCGGGGAACTTCCGGCATATTTATATCCGCAATCTCGACATTCACGATATCTTCGGCACAGACCGCCGCACAGGCGGCATCAACTTCCATGCGCGCGGAGCAAATACTGCACCGGAGAGCACCTGGGAAGATATTCTGATCGAGAATAACACCGTGATCAACGTGGCGGATACAGGGATTCAGACGATGACGGATGCTTTTTTCAACAGTGCCTGGACGCATAAGTTCGACGCCTTCCGGGGTGTGGTGATCCGCGGCAATGTGGTGGAGAAGATCCACCGGGACGGCATCCTGGTCAGAGCCAGTGCCTCGCCGCTGATCGAATACAATAAGACGAAGTCCATCGGAGAAGCCTGCGAGGTGAATACATCCATCGTCAATTACCTTGAGGATATCACTGTCGTTGCGGCGCAGTGGGCTTATTATACGAAGGGTGCTATTTTCCAGTACAACGAGGCCTCCGATACCCGGATGCTGGGCGGAGACGGTCAGCCGTGGGACTTCGATATCGAGGTGCACGACAGCATCTACCAGTACAATTTCAGCTATAACAACGAAGGCGGCACGCTGCTGGTCATGAACAACACGAACAATAATATTTTCCGCTACAATATCAGCCAGAACGACAAGGATGCGAACGGGGTGTTCCATCTGGTGAACGGCGGCGGTAATCTTTATGTCTACAACAACATCATCTACCGTTCGGGCACGCAGAATAAGGCGCTGACCCATGCGAGCAACACAGGAATGGCCTATTACACGAACAATATCTTTTATAATGGGGCCAGCGGCCAGTACACGAACAGCCCGAGAATGACGTATGATCACAACAGCTTCTACGGGCTGAATTCAAGTGTTCCGAACGATCCCCATAAAATCACCAGCAATCCCGGATTCGTAAGTCCCGGAACAGCCACCGGCCTCCATTCAGCAGACGGCTATAAGCTGGCTCTGACCTCTCCGCTGCTTAATACAGGGGTGGTAGTTGCCGATAACGGAGGACAGGACTATTTCGGAAATACGCTGTATAACGGCGTGCCGGATATCGGAGCTTTTGAATTCCAGGGTACGATAACACCTCCGGTTACGCTGTTTCAGGATGATTTTGAGGATGGCAATTCCAGCGGATGGACGACTTCCGGCGGGGTCTGGAGTATAGAGGATGACGGTACGAAGGCTCTATCACAGAACTCCGGGACAGGAGAAGCGCTTGCCTATACGGGCGACGCCTCCTGGAGGGAGTACACGTATTCGGCCAAAGTTAAGCTGATGAATACCTTCGCCAACGCGGGACTGCTGTTCCGGTATGCGAATGCTTCCAATTATTACTTGTTCCGGCTGAACGATTCCGGCGACAAGGCAGAGCTGTTCAAAAAAACAGCCGGAACGCTCACGATGGTCAGCAGCGCCAGCTTTGCCGTTACGCCCGGCCAGTGGACTGAGCTGAAGGTGACGGTCAGCGGCAGTACGATTACAGCATCTGCCGGAGGTAACCAGCTGATCCAGTGGACCGATACGGCGGCGCAGCCGGCCGGAGGGAAGATTGGCCTGCGGATGCATTCCAGTACTGCACGGATGGATGACGTCAAGGTGACGGAGTGA
- a CDS encoding O-methyltransferase, translating to MQNQEEYSEQLYTEDELLLQVKAAIAAGGMPEVSIAPGYGRLLTMLVTLSRSANLLEIGALGGYSGICLCRGLAQEGRLTSLELKADYAELAQSHLEQAGFGDRVEYRIGPALDSLKLLEAQGHRYDFFFIDADKENYPNYLEYAIRLATPGAIIAGDNIFLRGRTLNTEKNGPAVQAMRRFNEMIAGDPRLTSTLLPAYDGLALAMVK from the coding sequence ATGCAGAATCAGGAAGAATACAGTGAACAGCTATATACAGAAGATGAATTATTGCTCCAAGTCAAAGCAGCCATCGCTGCGGGCGGCATGCCGGAGGTGTCGATTGCCCCGGGCTACGGCAGATTGCTGACGATGCTGGTGACCCTCTCCCGCTCCGCAAACCTGCTGGAGATCGGGGCGCTTGGCGGCTACAGCGGAATCTGTCTGTGCCGGGGATTGGCGCAGGAAGGCCGTCTGACGTCTCTGGAGCTTAAGGCCGACTATGCTGAGCTGGCACAGAGCCATCTAGAGCAGGCGGGCTTCGGTGACCGGGTAGAATACCGGATCGGCCCCGCGCTGGATAGCCTGAAGCTGCTCGAAGCACAGGGACACAGGTATGATTTCTTCTTCATCGATGCCGATAAGGAGAATTATCCGAATTATCTGGAATATGCAATCCGGCTTGCTACGCCGGGGGCGATTATTGCCGGGGACAATATTTTTCTGCGCGGCCGCACGCTCAATACGGAGAAGAACGGACCGGCCGTCCAGGCCATGCGCCGCTTCAATGAGATGATTGCGGGCGATCCCCGCCTGACCAGCACGCTGCTGCCTGCCTATGATGGCCTGGCGCTGGCAATGGTGAAATAG
- a CDS encoding iron-sulfur cluster assembly accessory protein, with protein sequence MNVKITRNAAKVIKKTMELEGNSELKLRVAITHAHGDHAHYGLDLDTPKENDVVVSTDKDIDVILDPSQPLLDGVKIDYLYLPEEGFVITNPSKGNHGDH encoded by the coding sequence ATGAACGTCAAAATTACCCGCAATGCGGCTAAAGTGATAAAAAAAACCATGGAGCTTGAAGGCAACAGCGAGCTTAAGCTGCGTGTAGCCATTACACATGCCCACGGCGACCATGCCCACTACGGGCTGGATCTGGACACGCCCAAGGAGAACGATGTAGTGGTCTCCACTGACAAGGATATTGATGTCATTCTTGATCCGAGCCAGCCGCTGCTGGACGGAGTGAAGATTGATTATCTCTACTTGCCCGAAGAAGGTTTCGTTATTACTAATCCGTCTAAAGGAAATCATGGCGATCACTAG
- a CDS encoding FAD-dependent oxidoreductase gives MNRTVFTLPAEDIAVSHEVDVLVAGGGPAGVAAAISAARSGARTLLIEQRGFLGGMGTVALVPAFCPYSDGEKAVVRGIGLELLERMKAECEPEFRERFGAELDWVPIDPEVLKRVYDEAVTESGAEVLLHTVASQTVMDTDGGRIDGVVIVNKSGRSLIRAKTVIDTTGDADLAALAGAPFHKGGEAGELQAATMCYLLANVDRRRFEQYRNESGDTDQIHAAVQRAQADGKLPQGRDSVSGLSWVADYLVGVNFGHVFGIDGVRAEDLTRGAIEGRKLVRRQLEFFRAYVPGFEQAHLVSTGEQIGIRETRRIVGDYVLTQEDFMNMASFPDDIARNSYFIDIHMARSSGAMHIHHLPPGKSHGVPYRCMLPVGLENVWVAGRAASSDRVVQGSLRVMPNCFAMGQAAGMAAAMAAGTDSLSRKVDITALQQGLVGQGAWLGEAITAL, from the coding sequence ATGAATAGAACTGTATTTACCTTGCCTGCAGAGGATATTGCCGTCTCCCATGAGGTGGATGTACTCGTTGCGGGCGGCGGGCCTGCCGGGGTGGCGGCGGCGATATCGGCGGCCCGGAGCGGGGCCCGGACCCTGCTGATTGAGCAGCGCGGCTTCCTGGGCGGCATGGGGACCGTTGCGCTGGTTCCGGCCTTCTGCCCTTACAGCGACGGGGAGAAGGCTGTGGTGCGCGGCATCGGCCTGGAACTGCTGGAGCGGATGAAGGCGGAATGTGAGCCGGAATTCCGCGAACGCTTCGGAGCCGAGCTGGATTGGGTGCCAATCGACCCGGAGGTGCTGAAGCGCGTGTATGACGAGGCTGTTACGGAGAGCGGTGCAGAGGTACTGCTCCATACCGTCGCCAGCCAGACGGTTATGGATACGGACGGAGGCAGAATTGACGGTGTAGTGATCGTCAACAAGTCCGGCCGGAGCCTCATCCGGGCCAAAACAGTCATTGATACGACCGGCGATGCCGATCTGGCCGCCTTGGCGGGTGCACCGTTCCACAAAGGCGGGGAAGCAGGCGAGCTTCAAGCCGCGACCATGTGTTACCTGCTGGCCAATGTGGACCGCAGGCGTTTTGAGCAATACCGGAATGAAAGCGGTGACACGGATCAGATTCATGCAGCCGTACAGCGGGCGCAAGCGGACGGGAAGCTGCCGCAGGGCCGGGACTCTGTCTCGGGGCTGTCCTGGGTGGCCGATTATCTGGTCGGTGTGAATTTCGGTCATGTGTTTGGTATTGACGGCGTAAGAGCCGAGGACTTGACCCGGGGAGCCATAGAGGGGCGTAAGCTGGTCCGCCGCCAGCTGGAATTCTTCCGGGCGTATGTTCCCGGATTTGAACAGGCCCATCTGGTGTCTACTGGTGAGCAGATCGGCATCCGCGAGACGCGGCGGATTGTGGGCGACTACGTCCTGACCCAGGAGGATTTCATGAATATGGCCTCCTTCCCGGATGATATTGCCCGTAACAGCTACTTCATTGATATCCATATGGCGCGCAGCAGCGGGGCGATGCATATTCACCATCTGCCGCCCGGTAAATCCCACGGTGTTCCCTACCGCTGTATGCTGCCGGTTGGCCTGGAGAATGTATGGGTGGCAGGGCGCGCAGCCTCCTCGGACCGTGTGGTGCAAGGCTCGCTGCGTGTGATGCCCAACTGCTTCGCTATGGGGCAGGCGGCAGGAATGGCGGCGGCGATGGCCGCCGGAACGGACAGCTTGAGCCGGAAGGTAGATATTACTGCGCTTCAGCAGGGGCTGGTCGGGCAGGGAGCCTGGCTGGGTGAGGCGATCACAGCGTTATAA
- a CDS encoding DUF1450 domain-containing protein, protein MANDIRLCDECNHIKMKSIVPKLLKMAPDAEIKTGCISYCGPCGKRPFVYINGRYISGPTEDEVLAKAEAFVKQPAVKK, encoded by the coding sequence ATGGCTAACGATATAAGATTATGTGACGAGTGCAATCATATCAAAATGAAGAGCATCGTGCCCAAGCTGCTGAAGATGGCACCTGATGCCGAGATCAAGACAGGCTGCATCTCCTACTGCGGACCTTGCGGCAAACGCCCGTTCGTCTACATCAACGGCCGTTACATCAGCGGTCCGACAGAAGACGAGGTGCTGGCCAAAGCAGAAGCTTTCGTTAAGCAGCCGGCAGTGAAGAAATAG
- a CDS encoding helix-turn-helix domain-containing protein — protein MTLMLIDDDVPMLEYVEYLLGSLGLDLQLVASAYSSEDALEQFHDVLPDLVIIDIGLPGMDGLELAAAFRITKPEVRLIFLTCYEDFHYSKRAIQLEADDYLIKDELSPEQLKGSLGKAMSRFKSREELLERYSFRQAIERNKEVLKQSFLKQLLSGAADQESTLEFGERLGISWKLPYLRHGFLHMDAASVTERYRYKDIPLIHFAVNNIALELSAGEPSITPIMSREADLYLVWNVADPGVAENTLTVFMQAVMDKVEQYLKITLRGFYSGASVPLRNFDSLYKTLMDSRDYNFYKAVTPIAALDEQADFGQTAEWRGEKERGMLSLALEEGQAAWIDLAVNQWTQQAAAERLLPRLVKEACGNFVRQLAFEAGGLAEEEFFTQLEQTVHIREAAGLTKRELRNLWRQHTLAPAAAEAKDIRLQAVDQFLEEHVDQMVTSTDMAEHLHLNASYFSRYFKKLSGVNFTDYVNQYKMNMAITMLARPHETVENVAYTLGFSDRAYFSKVFKKYSGRNPSEFKAVPPEEDGREPSTDDAKP, from the coding sequence ATGACCCTGATGCTGATAGATGATGATGTCCCGATGCTGGAGTATGTAGAATATCTGCTTGGGTCTCTGGGGCTGGACCTGCAGCTTGTAGCTTCGGCTTACAGCAGTGAGGATGCGCTGGAGCAGTTCCATGACGTTTTGCCTGATCTCGTTATTATCGACATCGGCCTGCCGGGCATGGACGGGCTGGAGCTTGCGGCTGCCTTCCGGATCACGAAGCCGGAGGTGCGGCTGATCTTCCTGACCTGCTATGAGGACTTCCATTACTCGAAGCGGGCTATCCAATTGGAGGCGGATGATTATCTGATTAAGGATGAACTATCGCCCGAGCAGCTTAAGGGCAGTCTGGGCAAAGCGATGAGCCGCTTCAAAAGCCGGGAGGAGCTGCTGGAGCGCTACTCCTTCCGCCAGGCTATTGAGCGCAATAAGGAAGTGCTGAAGCAGAGCTTCCTGAAACAGCTGTTGTCCGGTGCGGCAGACCAGGAGAGTACCCTGGAGTTCGGTGAACGGCTGGGCATCTCCTGGAAGCTGCCTTATCTGCGCCATGGATTCCTTCATATGGATGCCGCTTCGGTAACGGAACGTTACCGGTACAAGGATATTCCGTTGATTCATTTTGCCGTGAACAATATCGCACTGGAGCTGTCCGCCGGAGAGCCTTCCATTACACCTATCATGAGCAGGGAGGCCGACCTCTATCTGGTCTGGAATGTGGCGGACCCCGGGGTTGCGGAGAATACGCTGACTGTCTTCATGCAAGCGGTCATGGACAAGGTGGAGCAGTATCTGAAGATTACCCTGCGGGGCTTCTACTCCGGGGCTTCCGTACCGTTGCGCAACTTCGACTCGCTGTATAAGACGCTCATGGACAGCCGCGATTATAACTTCTATAAGGCGGTTACGCCTATTGCTGCCCTTGATGAACAGGCGGATTTCGGGCAGACCGCTGAATGGCGCGGAGAGAAGGAACGCGGGATGCTGTCGCTGGCGCTGGAGGAGGGGCAGGCCGCCTGGATTGATCTGGCGGTGAATCAGTGGACACAGCAGGCAGCGGCGGAGCGGCTGCTGCCCCGGCTGGTGAAGGAGGCCTGCGGCAATTTTGTGCGGCAGCTGGCCTTTGAGGCCGGGGGGCTGGCTGAGGAGGAGTTCTTCACGCAGCTGGAGCAGACGGTTCATATCCGGGAGGCAGCGGGCTTGACCAAGCGGGAGCTGAGGAATCTGTGGAGACAGCATACGCTGGCCCCGGCTGCCGCAGAAGCGAAGGACATCCGGCTTCAGGCCGTCGACCAGTTCCTGGAGGAGCATGTGGACCAGATGGTGACCTCAACCGATATGGCGGAGCATCTGCATCTGAACGCCAGCTACTTCTCCCGTTATTTCAAGAAGCTGTCCGGCGTTAATTTCACCGACTACGTCAATCAGTACAAAATGAACATGGCGATCACGATGCTGGCACGTCCGCATGAAACCGTGGAGAATGTGGCCTACACGCTCGGCTTCTCCGACCGGGCGTATTTCTCCAAGGTCTTCAAGAAATACAGCGGCCGAAATCCCAGTGAATTCAAGGCTGTGCCGCCGGAAGAGGACGGCAGAGAGCCATCCACGGATGACGCCAAGCCATAA